A window of Longispora fulva contains these coding sequences:
- a CDS encoding acyltransferase — protein sequence MSLPANPYNEHAWISGDPVIGAGTWIGAFTVLDGSGGLTIGTGCDISCGAQIYTHSTARRCVSGRAYPDVDRAPVTIGDRVFVGANAVIQMGVTIGDGAVVAAGAVVSRDVPAGTVVAGVPARVVSTVVFDGENVRFEGVS from the coding sequence GTGAGCCTCCCGGCCAATCCGTACAACGAGCACGCGTGGATCAGCGGTGACCCGGTGATCGGGGCCGGCACCTGGATCGGGGCGTTCACGGTGCTCGACGGGTCCGGCGGGCTGACCATCGGCACCGGCTGCGACATCAGCTGCGGCGCGCAGATCTACACCCATTCGACGGCCCGCCGGTGCGTGTCCGGCCGGGCCTATCCCGACGTCGACCGGGCCCCTGTGACCATCGGAGACCGGGTGTTCGTCGGGGCCAACGCCGTCATCCAGATGGGCGTCACCATCGGGGACGGTGCCGTCGTGGCCGCCGGAGCCGTGGTGAGCAGGGACGTGCCGGCCGGCACCGTGGTCGCCGGAGTGCCGGCACGGGTGGTGTCGACCGTGGTGTTCGACGGGGAAAATGTCCGCTTCGAGGGAGTCAGCTAG
- a CDS encoding Gfo/Idh/MocA family protein: MRFALVGTGVMGALHARVVSQSDRAELVRVVEPREDVGREVAERYGAEWVPELDFAGIDAVIVASATESHRDVAYRVLTEGLPLLVEKPVCASLAETEEIVALSAARDVPLMCGFLERFNPAILTARQLVDRPVHVTATRHSPYAPRIRTGVAWDLLVHDVDLAIGMFGGAEPAGVRGMLGHFHPESVAGAEDVAEALLTFPDGGVATVSASRIGQRKVRSLTVNEVDRCIEVDLLRKDVTIYRHVSLDAATPDGRGYRQQSIIEIPELITVREPLAAQLDRFLDILDGKADSAEERASILPAHRAVGGVLATA, translated from the coding sequence ATGAGGTTCGCGCTGGTCGGCACCGGGGTGATGGGTGCGCTGCACGCCCGGGTCGTGTCCCAGTCCGACCGGGCCGAGCTGGTCCGGGTCGTCGAGCCCCGCGAGGACGTCGGCCGTGAGGTCGCCGAGCGGTACGGCGCCGAGTGGGTGCCCGAACTCGACTTCGCCGGGATCGACGCCGTGATCGTCGCCTCGGCCACCGAGTCGCACCGGGACGTCGCCTACCGGGTACTGACCGAGGGCCTGCCCCTCCTCGTCGAGAAGCCGGTCTGCGCGAGCCTCGCGGAGACCGAGGAGATCGTGGCCCTGTCGGCGGCCCGGGACGTGCCCCTGATGTGCGGGTTCCTCGAGCGCTTCAACCCGGCCATCCTCACCGCGCGCCAGCTCGTCGACCGGCCGGTGCACGTGACGGCCACCCGGCACTCGCCGTACGCGCCCCGGATCCGGACCGGCGTCGCCTGGGACCTGCTCGTGCACGACGTCGATCTGGCGATCGGGATGTTCGGCGGCGCGGAGCCGGCCGGCGTGCGCGGCATGCTCGGCCACTTCCACCCGGAGTCGGTCGCCGGGGCCGAGGACGTCGCCGAGGCGCTGCTCACCTTCCCCGACGGCGGGGTGGCGACGGTGTCGGCGAGCCGGATCGGCCAGCGCAAGGTCCGGTCGCTGACCGTCAACGAGGTCGACCGGTGCATCGAGGTCGACCTGCTCCGCAAGGACGTGACGATCTACCGGCACGTGTCCCTGGACGCGGCGACGCCCGACGGGCGCGGTTACCGGCAGCAGAGCATCATCGAGATCCCGGAGCTGATCACGGTCCGCGAGCCCCTGGCCGCGCAGCTGGACCGGTTCCTGGACATCCTGGACGGCAAGGCCGACTCGGCCGAGGAGCGCGCCAGCATCCTGCCGGCGCACCGCGCGGTGGGCGGGGTCCTCGCGACCGCCTGA
- a CDS encoding UDP-N-acetylglucosamine acyltransferase → MANRIHSSAIIGDGVELGDGNVIGPYTVIVGPTRIGDGNWIGPMVSIGTPAEYRAGNHPVGWEGELDGAGVAIGDGNIIRDFVTVNQGVHVTTTVADGCYLLARSHVGHDCVVDDGVTLSDNVQLGGHTHVWSWSNIGMGTVVHQYGQIGPGAMIGMGSAIRKDIGPFMTAVGNPAREVAVNRVGLTRRGCDEGQADAVEEYLKKRGDLPAGLPEELAARFAAWEGRGA, encoded by the coding sequence GTGGCAAATCGTATTCATTCCTCCGCGATCATCGGCGACGGAGTCGAGTTGGGCGACGGCAACGTCATCGGCCCGTACACCGTGATCGTGGGTCCGACCCGGATCGGCGACGGCAACTGGATCGGACCGATGGTCTCGATCGGCACCCCGGCGGAGTACCGGGCCGGGAACCACCCCGTCGGCTGGGAAGGCGAGCTGGACGGCGCGGGGGTCGCGATCGGCGACGGCAACATCATCCGCGACTTCGTCACCGTCAACCAGGGCGTGCACGTCACCACCACGGTCGCCGACGGCTGCTACCTGCTCGCGCGCAGCCACGTCGGGCACGACTGCGTGGTCGACGACGGGGTGACCCTGTCCGACAACGTGCAGCTCGGCGGGCACACCCACGTGTGGTCCTGGTCGAACATCGGGATGGGCACCGTGGTGCACCAGTACGGGCAGATCGGGCCCGGGGCCATGATCGGGATGGGTTCGGCGATCCGCAAGGACATCGGCCCCTTCATGACGGCCGTCGGCAACCCGGCCCGCGAGGTCGCCGTCAACCGGGTCGGGCTCACCCGGCGCGGATGCGACGAGGGCCAGGCGGACGCGGTGGAGGAGTACCTGAAGAAGCGGGGCGACCTGCCCGCCGGCCTGCCCGAGGAGCTCGCGGCCCGGTTCGCCGCATGGGAGGGGCGGGGTGCGTAG
- a CDS encoding DegT/DnrJ/EryC1/StrS family aminotransferase produces MSSEVVALGQPTVGEAELKAIAEVFASGWLAGAGPTCQRFEERFAAVAGTAHALATNNCGSALHLAMLTLGVEPGDELIVGDYTFPATGHAVMYPGARPVFADIRPDIWTIDPAHVESLITPRTRGIVAVDVAGQPADYAELRAIADKHGLFIIEDAACAAGASYQGRPAGSLGDVATFSFHGRKNITAGEGGAFTTDRADLVAHARKLHTYGIAPAVDRAASSALPIPEFDELGYNYRLSDVAAAIMLVQLDRLPLLLRARQHIAARYEHLLGDFELIGTPQVAADRTHPWQAYIITLNSGIDRGEVAQRLRARGVQCNFGTYASHVQPLYGKTHECPVSADLFGRHLAIPMHANLTEAEIETVAAAVRTVVTDVAQGV; encoded by the coding sequence ATGTCGTCCGAAGTCGTCGCGCTCGGCCAGCCCACGGTCGGGGAGGCCGAACTCAAGGCCATCGCCGAGGTGTTCGCCTCCGGCTGGCTCGCCGGGGCCGGCCCGACCTGCCAGCGGTTCGAGGAACGGTTCGCCGCCGTCGCCGGTACCGCGCACGCCCTGGCCACCAACAACTGCGGCTCGGCTCTGCACCTTGCCATGCTGACCCTGGGCGTCGAGCCGGGCGACGAGCTGATCGTCGGGGACTACACGTTCCCGGCCACCGGCCACGCCGTGATGTACCCGGGCGCCAGGCCCGTCTTCGCCGACATCAGGCCGGACATCTGGACCATCGACCCCGCTCACGTGGAGTCCCTCATCACCCCTCGCACCCGGGGCATCGTGGCCGTCGACGTCGCCGGCCAGCCCGCCGACTACGCCGAGCTGCGCGCGATCGCCGACAAGCACGGGCTCTTCATCATCGAAGACGCCGCCTGCGCCGCCGGGGCCTCCTACCAGGGCCGGCCGGCCGGCTCGCTGGGCGACGTGGCCACGTTCAGCTTCCACGGCCGGAAGAACATCACGGCCGGCGAGGGCGGGGCGTTCACCACCGACCGGGCCGACCTGGTCGCGCACGCCCGCAAGCTGCACACGTACGGCATCGCGCCGGCCGTGGACCGGGCCGCCTCCAGCGCGCTGCCGATCCCGGAGTTCGACGAGCTGGGCTACAACTACCGGCTCTCGGACGTGGCCGCAGCGATCATGCTGGTCCAGCTGGACCGGCTGCCCCTGCTGCTCCGAGCCCGCCAGCACATCGCCGCGCGCTATGAGCACCTGCTCGGGGACTTCGAGCTGATCGGAACGCCTCAGGTCGCGGCGGACCGGACGCACCCGTGGCAGGCGTACATCATCACTCTGAACTCCGGCATCGACCGGGGCGAGGTGGCCCAGCGGCTGCGGGCGCGCGGGGTGCAGTGCAACTTCGGCACCTACGCCTCGCACGTCCAGCCCCTCTACGGCAAGACGCACGAGTGCCCGGTGTCCGCCGACCTGTTCGGCCGGCACCTGGCCATCCCGATGCACGCGAACCTGACCGAAGCAGAGATCGAGACCGTCGCCGCCGCCGTCCGCACGGTGGTCACCGACGTCGCCCAGGGAGTCTGA
- a CDS encoding SDR family NAD(P)-dependent oxidoreductase, giving the protein MRSLAGRIAVVTGGTRGIGRATAEALVEAGATVIVTGRSGVEEVAAEIGASAATFDVADFDAVAAGFKAIAAEYGRIDILVANAGILEDALVGMIRPELVERILGVNVAGTIATVQAAARTMMRKGPDGGPRGGAIVLLASIVGEEGSAGQTVYAASKAAVAAIARSTAKELGPRGIRVNAVAPGLIDTAMIAHLPADLVGKRVADTALRRLGTPADVARVIRFLVSDEAAFVTGQVLGVDGGLVL; this is encoded by the coding sequence GTGCGTAGCCTGGCCGGCAGGATCGCCGTCGTCACCGGGGGCACCCGGGGCATAGGCCGCGCCACCGCGGAGGCCCTCGTCGAGGCCGGCGCGACCGTGATCGTCACCGGCCGCTCCGGGGTCGAGGAGGTCGCCGCCGAGATCGGCGCGTCCGCGGCGACCTTCGACGTCGCGGACTTCGACGCGGTGGCCGCCGGATTCAAGGCCATCGCCGCCGAGTACGGCCGGATCGACATCCTCGTCGCCAACGCCGGCATCCTCGAGGACGCGCTGGTCGGCATGATCCGCCCCGAGCTGGTCGAACGGATCCTCGGCGTCAACGTGGCGGGCACCATCGCCACGGTGCAGGCCGCGGCGCGGACGATGATGCGCAAGGGCCCGGACGGCGGGCCGCGCGGCGGGGCGATCGTGCTGCTCGCCTCCATCGTGGGCGAGGAGGGCAGCGCCGGCCAGACGGTCTACGCCGCATCGAAGGCCGCCGTGGCCGCCATCGCCCGCTCGACGGCCAAGGAACTCGGCCCGCGCGGCATCCGGGTGAACGCCGTCGCCCCCGGCCTGATCGACACCGCGATGATCGCGCACCTGCCGGCCGACCTTGTCGGGAAGCGGGTGGCCGACACGGCGCTGCGCCGGCTGGGCACGCCGGCCGACGTCGCCCGCGTGATCCGGTTCCTGGTCAGCGACGAGGCGGCGTTCGTGACGGGCCAGGTACTGGGCGTCGACGGCGGCCTGGTGCTGTAA
- the lhgO gene encoding L-2-hydroxyglutarate oxidase: protein MTRYVVIGGGIVGLATAHRITQDRPDAQVTVIEKESGWGAHQTGHNSGVIHAGVYYKPGSLKARFARAGSVSMVRFCEENGIAHDVCGKLIVATSADELPRLEALHERSLANELPVRRIDAAEAREYEPNVATVGALHIASTGIVDYGQVCLKLAELLDKAGASLRTGTKVTGLRPDRGGVIVETTAGEFPADVLVNCAGLHADRIARLGGIDPPARIIPFRGEYYELTPEKRDLVKGLIYPVPDPQFPFLGVHLTKMIDGGVHAGPNAVLALAREGYSWGKVNVRDLAGTLAYPGLWQIARRHLRYGMTEVRRSLSKARFAESLARLVPAITEADLVKSSAGVRAQAVKPTGELVDDFLIVAKGPQVHVLNAPSPAATASLEIARHIVSTLPGAR, encoded by the coding sequence ATGACCAGGTATGTAGTGATCGGCGGCGGGATCGTCGGTCTGGCCACGGCGCACCGGATCACCCAGGACCGCCCGGACGCCCAGGTCACGGTCATCGAGAAGGAGTCCGGCTGGGGCGCGCACCAGACCGGCCACAACAGCGGCGTCATCCACGCCGGCGTGTACTACAAGCCCGGCAGCCTCAAGGCCCGGTTCGCCCGTGCCGGAAGTGTCTCGATGGTCCGGTTCTGCGAGGAGAACGGCATCGCGCACGACGTGTGCGGCAAGCTGATCGTGGCCACGTCCGCCGACGAGCTGCCCCGCCTGGAGGCGCTGCACGAGCGTTCACTGGCCAACGAGCTGCCGGTCCGCCGGATCGACGCGGCGGAGGCGCGCGAGTACGAGCCGAACGTCGCCACCGTCGGCGCCCTGCACATCGCCTCCACCGGCATCGTCGACTACGGCCAGGTGTGCCTGAAGCTCGCCGAACTGCTGGACAAGGCCGGCGCGTCCCTGCGCACCGGCACCAAGGTCACCGGCCTGCGGCCCGACAGGGGCGGCGTGATCGTGGAGACCACGGCGGGGGAGTTCCCGGCGGACGTCCTGGTCAACTGCGCCGGCCTGCACGCCGACCGGATCGCCCGGCTGGGCGGCATCGACCCGCCGGCCCGGATCATCCCGTTCCGGGGTGAATACTATGAGTTGACGCCCGAGAAGCGCGACCTGGTCAAGGGCCTGATCTACCCGGTGCCCGACCCGCAGTTCCCGTTCCTGGGCGTGCACCTGACCAAGATGATCGACGGCGGCGTGCACGCCGGCCCCAACGCCGTCCTCGCGCTGGCCCGCGAAGGCTACTCCTGGGGCAAGGTCAACGTCCGCGACCTCGCCGGCACCCTCGCCTATCCGGGCCTGTGGCAGATCGCCCGCCGACACCTGCGCTACGGCATGACCGAGGTCCGCCGGTCCCTGTCGAAGGCCCGGTTCGCCGAGAGCCTGGCCCGACTCGTGCCGGCGATCACCGAGGCCGACCTGGTGAAGTCGTCGGCCGGGGTGCGTGCCCAGGCCGTCAAGCCCACCGGCGAGCTCGTCGACGACTTCCTGATCGTGGCGAAGGGCCCCCAGGTGCACGTCCTCAACGCCCCGTCCCCGGCCGCCACGGCGTCCCTGGAGATCGCCCGCCACATCGTTTCCACTCTGCCCGGGGCCCGCTGA
- a CDS encoding NAD-dependent epimerase/dehydratase family protein, protein MSKKTVFITGGAGFIGLHVIPLLLEKDYQIRIFDNMARGDRARVNELIATGDVELVEQDVRYGGGVHNAMKGATHVIHFATVSINKSIADPYESIDINMVGNNNVFAAAADHGVERLVFASSASVYGDPKRLPMHEDDELNPLTPYCISKRAGEDLLGFYQRTKGLSWNALRFFNVYGPGQKIEAYYTSVINTFIQRIRAGQAPTIDGKGEQSMDFIHVTDLARSVVCALESEGDNLPINIGTGIDTSIATLARILIDALGSDVEPIFVPRDVLVSRRAADITRAREVLGWEPTITVEEGMTALVKAALEQ, encoded by the coding sequence GTGTCGAAGAAAACCGTCTTCATCACCGGCGGGGCCGGGTTCATCGGGCTGCACGTCATCCCGCTGCTGTTGGAGAAGGACTACCAGATCCGGATCTTCGACAACATGGCGCGCGGCGACCGGGCCCGGGTCAACGAGCTGATCGCCACCGGCGACGTCGAGCTGGTCGAGCAGGACGTCCGCTACGGCGGTGGCGTGCACAACGCCATGAAGGGCGCCACGCACGTCATCCACTTCGCCACGGTGTCGATCAACAAGTCCATCGCGGACCCGTACGAGTCGATCGACATCAACATGGTCGGCAACAACAACGTGTTCGCGGCGGCGGCCGACCACGGGGTCGAGCGGCTCGTGTTCGCCTCCTCCGCGAGCGTGTACGGCGACCCGAAGCGGCTGCCGATGCACGAGGACGACGAGCTGAACCCGCTCACGCCCTACTGCATCTCCAAGCGGGCCGGCGAGGACCTGCTGGGCTTCTACCAGCGCACCAAGGGCCTGAGTTGGAACGCGCTGCGCTTCTTCAACGTGTACGGCCCCGGCCAGAAGATCGAGGCCTACTACACCAGCGTCATCAACACGTTCATCCAGCGAATCCGGGCCGGCCAGGCGCCCACGATCGACGGCAAGGGTGAGCAGTCGATGGACTTCATCCACGTCACCGACCTGGCCCGCAGCGTCGTGTGCGCGCTGGAGTCCGAGGGCGACAACCTGCCGATCAACATCGGCACCGGCATCGACACCTCGATCGCCACCCTCGCCCGGATCCTGATCGACGCCCTCGGCTCCGACGTCGAGCCGATCTTCGTGCCGCGCGACGTGCTGGTCAGCCGGCGGGCCGCCGACATCACCCGGGCACGCGAGGTGCTCGGCTGGGAACCGACGATCACGGTGGAAGAGGGCATGACCGCGCTGGTGAAGGCGGCACTGGAGCAGTGA
- a CDS encoding DegT/DnrJ/EryC1/StrS family aminotransferase, which produces MIPISRVQLPADAARLVVEVIESGMLASGPMVERFEREFAAMIDVEHAVAVNNGTTALVAALEVLDLQPGDEVLTSPFTFVATLNAILEAGATARFADIRTDDFCLDPSAVADAIGPRTKVLMPVHLYGQAADMTSLAPLAATHGLGLVEDTAQAHGATVDGRAAGTFGLGTFSFYGTKNLTTGEGGMITTNDAALAAKLRVLRNQGMVQRYQYEMAGHNYRLTDVQAAIGLPQLAGYPEQVKRRKDNAARLSEGLAGLPGLTTPAELAGRSHVWHQYTVLVDGDVSRDELAAKLLERGVGSGVYYPRLVHDYDCYRDHPRVIVDPTPVAERVATSCLSLPVHPYLSEADLDTVVAAVREVMGA; this is translated from the coding sequence TTGATCCCGATTTCGAGGGTGCAACTGCCCGCCGACGCCGCGCGACTGGTCGTCGAGGTCATCGAGTCGGGGATGCTGGCCAGCGGTCCGATGGTCGAGCGGTTCGAGCGCGAGTTCGCCGCGATGATCGACGTCGAGCACGCCGTGGCCGTCAACAACGGCACCACCGCCCTGGTCGCCGCGCTCGAGGTCCTCGACCTGCAGCCGGGCGACGAGGTGCTGACCAGCCCGTTCACCTTCGTGGCGACGCTGAACGCGATCCTGGAGGCGGGCGCGACGGCCCGGTTCGCCGACATCCGCACCGACGACTTCTGCCTGGATCCGTCGGCCGTGGCGGACGCCATCGGGCCCCGGACCAAGGTCCTGATGCCGGTGCACCTGTACGGCCAGGCCGCCGACATGACCAGCCTCGCCCCGCTCGCGGCGACCCACGGCCTCGGGCTCGTCGAGGACACCGCCCAGGCGCACGGCGCGACGGTCGACGGCCGCGCGGCCGGCACGTTCGGGCTGGGCACCTTCTCGTTCTACGGCACGAAGAACCTCACCACCGGGGAGGGCGGCATGATCACCACGAACGACGCCGCGCTCGCCGCCAAGCTGCGCGTGCTGCGCAACCAGGGCATGGTCCAGCGCTACCAGTACGAGATGGCCGGGCACAACTACCGGCTCACCGACGTGCAGGCCGCGATCGGGCTCCCGCAGCTCGCCGGCTATCCCGAGCAGGTCAAGCGGCGCAAGGACAACGCGGCCCGGCTCAGCGAGGGCCTGGCGGGCCTGCCCGGCCTGACCACGCCGGCCGAGCTGGCGGGGCGGTCGCACGTGTGGCACCAGTACACGGTGCTGGTCGACGGGGACGTCTCCCGCGACGAGCTGGCCGCGAAGCTGCTGGAGCGCGGCGTCGGCTCCGGGGTCTACTACCCCCGGCTCGTGCACGACTACGACTGCTACCGCGACCACCCGCGCGTGATCGTCGACCCCACGCCGGTCGCCGAGCGGGTCGCGACGAGCTGCCTGTCGCTGCCGGTGCACCCCTACCTGTCCGAGGCCGACCTCGACACCGTCGTCGCCGCCGTGCGCGAGGTGATGGGCGCATGA
- a CDS encoding glycosyltransferase family 4 protein, which produces MRIAVVNNFYPPRVGGSAHLSESLAHGYAAAGHEVLVLTATYKDAPLDEMRGGCRVLRLPSWQLPSSVAGFDIGFTVRPSLLRTVTGILDEFQPDVIHQHGQFFDLTWASGLYARKRDVPTLLSVHTRLESPRAAYQAVFTVGDSMLVAPILRRYKPRFVVMDVQMEEYIQKRYRSAVSGLEYIPVGVDPQWLLNGDGAGIRERHGLGDRPIALSLGHVIPLRDRVQLVRALPRVLEKVPDLAVLVVGTVYYDKFLKLAEELGVRDAIVAPGAVPKSEIPAYVAAADLETHDLDGFGLGTAALEAMGAGCPVVAAVRPDNFPGIELRDREHLYLTPVGDTGALADTLIEVLTDRDRAREVGLGGQRLIHERFTLDSVLKSHLATLESMVG; this is translated from the coding sequence GTGCGGATCGCCGTCGTCAACAACTTCTACCCGCCCCGCGTCGGCGGCTCGGCGCACCTGTCGGAGTCCCTGGCCCACGGGTACGCCGCCGCCGGGCACGAGGTGCTGGTGCTCACCGCGACCTACAAGGACGCGCCGCTCGACGAGATGCGCGGCGGTTGCCGGGTGCTCCGGCTGCCGTCCTGGCAGCTGCCCAGCTCGGTGGCCGGCTTCGACATCGGGTTCACGGTCCGGCCGTCCCTGCTGCGCACCGTCACCGGGATCCTCGACGAGTTCCAGCCCGACGTGATCCACCAGCACGGCCAGTTCTTCGACCTCACCTGGGCCAGCGGGCTCTACGCCCGCAAGCGCGACGTGCCGACGCTGCTCAGCGTGCACACCCGGCTGGAGAGCCCGCGCGCGGCGTACCAGGCGGTGTTCACGGTCGGGGACTCGATGCTGGTCGCGCCGATCCTGCGGCGGTACAAGCCGAGGTTCGTCGTGATGGACGTGCAGATGGAGGAGTACATCCAGAAGCGGTACCGCTCGGCGGTCAGCGGACTGGAGTACATCCCGGTCGGGGTGGATCCCCAGTGGCTGCTGAACGGCGACGGCGCCGGCATCCGGGAGCGGCACGGGCTGGGCGACCGGCCGATCGCGCTGTCCCTCGGGCACGTCATCCCGCTCCGCGACCGGGTCCAGCTCGTCCGGGCCCTGCCCCGGGTGCTGGAGAAGGTGCCGGACCTCGCGGTGCTCGTCGTCGGGACGGTCTACTACGACAAGTTCCTCAAGCTGGCCGAGGAGCTGGGCGTGCGGGACGCGATCGTGGCCCCCGGCGCGGTGCCGAAGTCGGAGATCCCGGCGTACGTGGCCGCCGCCGACCTGGAGACCCACGACCTGGACGGCTTCGGGCTGGGCACGGCAGCGCTGGAGGCGATGGGCGCGGGCTGCCCCGTGGTGGCCGCCGTGCGCCCGGACAACTTCCCCGGCATCGAGCTGCGCGACCGCGAGCACCTGTACCTGACACCGGTCGGCGACACCGGGGCCCTGGCCGACACGCTGATCGAGGTGCTGACGGACCGCGACCGGGCCCGCGAGGTGGGGCTGGGCGGCCAGCGCCTGATCCACGAGCGGTTCACTCTGGACTCGGTGCTCAAGTCGCACCTGGCGACCCTGGAGTCGATGGTCGGCTGA
- a CDS encoding lysylphosphatidylglycerol synthase domain-containing protein, with the protein MTFTARIPRPVLLVGRIAIIVAIAGFVAWNVVTNWGQVSKTWQSLAWQSVALSLVAAVAAMGANVLAWRAALADVECEVDVPTAAQICLVGGLAKYLPGSVWSYVLQMELGRRAGLPRPRAFLASLIATGLGLVTALLVGLAGLPTLLREASTGSADQAGAVRTTLWVMLILLPIALLCAVPAVLTRLVQVFLRLVRRPGLENPLTWAGVLRVVGFSALGWALFGVHLWLLANERAAPGIGGLLVCVGAFAIAMSVGMFVVISPSGLGVRESVLVAAMVPFLAGSDPKGTAIGIALASRLILTVADLIAAGLAALTGMRALRGSGVAEDSAAS; encoded by the coding sequence GTGACCTTCACCGCTCGCATCCCCCGCCCGGTCCTGCTCGTCGGGCGGATAGCGATCATTGTCGCTATTGCCGGGTTCGTGGCATGGAATGTGGTCACCAACTGGGGCCAGGTCAGCAAGACGTGGCAGAGCCTCGCCTGGCAGTCCGTGGCGCTGTCCCTGGTCGCCGCCGTCGCCGCCATGGGCGCGAACGTGCTCGCCTGGCGGGCCGCGCTCGCCGACGTCGAGTGCGAGGTGGACGTGCCCACCGCCGCGCAGATCTGCCTGGTGGGCGGCCTGGCGAAGTACCTGCCCGGCAGTGTGTGGTCCTACGTCCTGCAGATGGAACTCGGCCGCCGCGCCGGACTCCCCCGCCCCCGGGCGTTCCTCGCCTCACTGATCGCGACCGGGCTCGGCCTGGTCACCGCCCTGCTCGTCGGGCTCGCCGGCCTGCCGACCCTGCTGCGCGAGGCGTCCACCGGCTCGGCCGACCAGGCGGGCGCCGTACGGACCACCCTGTGGGTGATGCTGATCCTGCTGCCGATCGCGCTGCTGTGCGCGGTACCGGCCGTGCTGACCCGGCTCGTGCAGGTGTTCCTGCGGCTCGTGCGCCGCCCCGGACTGGAGAACCCGCTGACGTGGGCCGGCGTCCTGCGGGTGGTGGGGTTCAGCGCTCTGGGGTGGGCGTTGTTCGGGGTGCACCTGTGGCTGCTGGCCAACGAACGGGCCGCGCCGGGGATCGGCGGACTGCTGGTCTGCGTCGGGGCGTTCGCCATCGCGATGAGCGTCGGGATGTTCGTGGTGATCTCGCCGTCGGGGCTCGGGGTGCGCGAGAGCGTGCTGGTGGCGGCCATGGTGCCGTTCCTGGCCGGGAGCGACCCGAAGGGGACGGCGATCGGGATCGCGTTGGCGTCCCGGTTGATCCTGACGGTGGCGGATCTGATCGCCGCGGGGTTGGCGGCGTTGACGGGGATGCGGGCGCTGCGGGGGTCCGGGGTGGCGGAGGACTCGGCCGCGTCCTGA
- a CDS encoding metal-dependent transcriptional regulator, translating to MNELVDTTEMYLRTILELEEEGVPALRARIAERLHQSGPTVSQTVARMERDGLVTVQDDRHLELTATGREHAVAVMRKHRLAELLLVDVIGLPYEEAHEEACRWEHVMSDAVEKRVYDLLKRPTRSPYGNPIPGLEIFGGDVEVSSTERNLASTGLVGPVTVVRICESVQVDGEALRELHSAGINPGASVTVSGDRSGVTVVSSDATVKLTRDIASRVFVS from the coding sequence GTGAATGAGCTGGTTGACACCACAGAGATGTACCTTCGCACCATCCTCGAGCTCGAAGAGGAGGGCGTCCCCGCGCTGCGGGCCCGGATCGCCGAGCGACTGCACCAGAGCGGTCCCACCGTGAGCCAGACCGTGGCCCGGATGGAGCGCGACGGCCTGGTCACCGTGCAGGACGACCGGCACCTCGAGCTGACCGCGACCGGGCGCGAGCACGCCGTCGCCGTCATGCGCAAGCACCGCCTCGCCGAGCTGCTGCTCGTCGACGTGATCGGCCTGCCGTACGAGGAGGCGCACGAAGAGGCGTGCCGCTGGGAGCACGTGATGAGCGACGCGGTCGAGAAGCGGGTCTACGACCTGCTCAAGCGCCCGACCCGCTCGCCGTACGGCAACCCGATCCCGGGCCTGGAGATCTTCGGCGGCGACGTCGAGGTGTCGTCCACCGAGCGCAACCTGGCCTCCACGGGCCTCGTCGGGCCGGTCACCGTCGTGCGGATCTGCGAGAGCGTGCAGGTCGACGGCGAGGCGTTGCGGGAGCTGCACAGCGCCGGGATCAACCCCGGGGCCTCGGTCACGGTGAGCGGGGACCGGTCGGGGGTGACCGTGGTGTCCAGCGACGCGACGGTGAAGCTGACCCGGGACATCGCGAGCCGGGTCTTCGTCTCCTAG